ACTTTGGCCATAGCTAGCAATGAGGTTTCGGATAGCATCGTAATCACTCATGTGTATTCGTTGATTATTTAGTTTTTTTGTTTGTCTAATATTACTCATTTTTACCTTATCTTGACATATGTCGTCTTTTTATTTTCTTCATTGTATATTTTTAGCGTTACCACTCTTACAATTATTATACACTAGTATAGTTGTTGGTTTTCTTGTTTGTGCGTATTCTGGATGTAATAGTGCATTTATACTCATCGTTTACGTGAGAAACACATCATAATTATAAAGGCTTGACACTTCAAGTGCACTAGTGCATATTTGGTGTGTTCGCTAATGATATTTTTTTATCGGTAAAATTTAATCATGGAGCACCTCGGTGTTCAATAATGTTAGCTCAGATGTAAGACATATATTAATAGATTAGGAGAATAACTTGAAAAATTCCTGGATTCAAAAGTCAAGCGGAACTTTCGTGCGTCAAGCACGTGTAGGTGTTCGTGAAATGAATGAAGAACATATTAGTCGTGAGGCTTTTTTTGGTCCGGCTAGCATGATTTACCATGAGCGACCAGCCGTTGCACCAAAGCGTGTTGAGGGCTCTCTTACATTGGGTCTCGCTGAACTTAAAAATTTTGAACAGTCTGATGAAAATAACACGGCAGGCCTTCCTACAGTCATGTTGTCAAATAGTGATGTGAGTATTTCGTTAAGCCGTCGCTCTACTGACATGCCGTTTTTGTTGCGTAATGTAGACGCAGATACCTTAATTTATATTCAGCACGGCAGTGGTATTCTTGCTACGGAGTTTGGTCCGCTAAATTATAATCAAGGCGACTATCTATATATTCCTAAAAGCATTAGTTACCGTCAACTCCCATCGACAGATACACTCGCAATGGTAGTAGAATCTATTGCGCCTATAAACATCGCTGAACATGCGATGTTGGGTCGTCATACGCCGTTTGATTCTGGTGTGTTAGATATTCCTGAAGCCACTCCATACAACTGGCCTGAGCAAGATGAGTGGGAGTTAAAGCTAAAGCACGGTAACGAAATTACGTCTTGGTTTTATGAAGACCTTCCATTTGATCTTATTGGCTGGAAAGGCGATCTATTCCCGTTCCGTTTGAACGAAAATGACATCCGTAACATCAATTCAGACAAAATGCATATAGCCCCTTCATCATGGTGTATCTTTGAATCGGCTAGCTTTTTATGTGTCGCATTTCGTCCTATGCCAGGTGTTCAAGACGTCGAAGCTGAAGAATTACCTAGTCGACACCGCAATGT
The sequence above is a segment of the Colwellia sp. 20A7 genome. Coding sequences within it:
- a CDS encoding homogentisate 1,2-dioxygenase, with the translated sequence MKNSWIQKSSGTFVRQARVGVREMNEEHISREAFFGPASMIYHERPAVAPKRVEGSLTLGLAELKNFEQSDENNTAGLPTVMLSNSDVSISLSRRSTDMPFLLRNVDADTLIYIQHGSGILATEFGPLNYNQGDYLYIPKSISYRQLPSTDTLAMVVESIAPINIAEHAMLGRHTPFDSGVLDIPEATPYNWPEQDEWELKLKHGNEITSWFYEDLPFDLIGWKGDLFPFRLNENDIRNINSDKMHIAPSSWCIFESASFLCVAFRPMPGVQDVEAEELPSRHRNVDTEEVLLIRNLFAGIEANAFWHLPQGVTHGPLAQDRAMFEGFRKQVEAAGAPLSRDFEAVSIDPFKRLTPSKAFLDMLAKGAK